The Strix uralensis isolate ZFMK-TIS-50842 chromosome 13, bStrUra1, whole genome shotgun sequence genome window below encodes:
- the TENT5D gene encoding terminal nucleotidyltransferase 5D produces MTEDLDHRFSSLTWDQIKILDQVLAEAIPIHGRGNFPTLDVKPKDIIHVVKEQLIEKQINVRDIRLNGSTASHILVKQNGTSYKDLDIIFGVELPSELEFQVVKEAVLNCLLDFLPKCVNKEKITAQTMKDAYVQKMVKVSTDHDRWSLISLSNNSGKNVELKFVNSLRRQFEFSVDSFQIILDSILNVYRARDCKLTEDSHPTVIAESMYGDFNEAMDHLKYKLISTRNPEEIRGGGLLKYSNLLVRDFKPADEAEIKSLERYMCSRFFIDFPDVAEQQRKIESYLRNHFIGEEKSKYDYLMTLRGVVNESTVCLMGHERRQTLNMITILALKVLGEQNIIPNAANVTCYYQPAPYISDRNFSNYYIAHGQPPIIYQPYPFHIQMQSGMV; encoded by the coding sequence ATGACTGAGGACTTAGACCACAGATTCAGTAGTCTCACCTGGGATCAGATTAAAATCCTGGATCAAGTTTTAGCTGAGGCCATACCTATTCATGGGAGAGGAAATTTCCCAACACTGGACGTAAAGCCGAAGGATATCATTCATGTGGTAAAGGAACAGCTCATTGAAAAGCAGATCAACGTTAGAGACATCCGCCTGAACGGTTCGACAGCCAGTCACATCCTAGTAAAGCAGAATGGAACCAGTTACAAGGACCTGGACATCATTTTTGGGGTGGAGCTCCCAAGTGAGCTGGAGTTCCAGGTTGTTAAGGAAGCAGTTCTTAATTGCCTGTTGGACTTCTTGCCAAAATGCGTTAATAAGGAAAAAATCACTGCCCAGACGATGAAAGATGCCTACGTGCAGAAGATGGTCAAAGTCTCCACCGACCACGATCGCTGGAGCCTCATCTCGCTGTCAAACAACAGCGGCAAGAACGTAGAATTAAAGTTTGTCAACTCGCTGAGACGGCAGTTTGAGTTCAGCGTGGACTCCTTCCAAATCATCCTGGACTCCATACTGAACGTTTACAGAGCAAGGGACTGCAAACTGACGGAAGATTCTCACCCCACTGTCATCGCCGAGAGTATGTACGGAGACTTCAACGAAGCAATGGACCACTTAAAATACAAACTGATTTCCACAAGGAACCCGGAGGAGATCCGAGGAGGCGGTCTCCTGAAGTACAGCAATCTCCTGGTGCGTGACTTTAAGCCGGCAGATGAGGCTGAAATTAAATCTCTGGAACGTTACATGTGCTCCAGGTTCTTCATTGATTTTCCAGATGTTGCTGAGCAGCAAAGGAAAATTGAGTCATACCTGCGCAACCACTTCAttggggaagagaaaagcaagtaTGACTACTTGATGACTCTGCGTGGAGTTGTAAACGAGAGCACAGTCTGCCTCATGGGACACGAGCGAAGACAAACTCTGAACATGATCACAATTTTGGCTTTAAAAGTACTCGGAGAACAAAATATCATCCCAAATGCAGCCAATGTAACATGCTATTATCAGCCTGCTCCATATATCAGTGACAGAAACTTC